In Thermoanaerobaculia bacterium, a genomic segment contains:
- a CDS encoding 1-acyl-sn-glycerol-3-phosphate acyltransferase: MIADRPARSASPEVRAWSDPLRWLLLPWTLLVTYPLILVSTALFGTLAVTLSLISKHLGFHAGVFWARSLTWGSWVRVRVEGREHLAPNQSYVMLSNHQGAYDILALYGFLGREFRWVMKEELRKVPFLGWGCAAIGHIFVDRGNSARAIASLDAAKSHLTGGVSVLLFPEGTRSDDGRLLPFKKGGFAIARQLDLPILPVSITGSNRILPKACLFPRPGTVRVRFHEAIVPSAVPDTAELIERVRAAIESGLAQDER; the protein is encoded by the coding sequence GTGATCGCCGACCGCCCGGCTCGCTCCGCATCTCCGGAGGTGCGCGCCTGGAGCGATCCGCTGCGTTGGCTCCTGCTGCCGTGGACGCTGCTCGTCACCTATCCGCTGATTCTCGTGAGCACAGCGCTCTTCGGCACGCTCGCGGTCACCCTTTCCCTGATCAGCAAGCATCTCGGCTTTCATGCCGGCGTTTTCTGGGCGCGGAGCCTCACCTGGGGGAGTTGGGTCCGGGTGCGGGTCGAAGGCCGCGAGCACCTCGCGCCGAACCAGTCCTACGTCATGCTCTCCAACCACCAGGGCGCCTACGACATCCTGGCGCTCTACGGCTTCCTCGGCCGCGAGTTCCGCTGGGTGATGAAGGAGGAGCTGCGCAAGGTCCCCTTTCTCGGCTGGGGGTGCGCTGCGATCGGCCACATCTTCGTCGACCGCGGGAACTCCGCCCGCGCCATCGCCAGCCTCGACGCCGCCAAGAGCCACCTCACCGGCGGTGTCTCCGTTCTCCTGTTCCCCGAGGGGACGAGGAGCGACGACGGCCGCCTGCTGCCGTTCAAGAAGGGGGGCTTCGCCATCGCCCGCCAGCTCGACCTGCCGATTCTGCCGGTCTCGATCACGGGCTCGAACCGGATCCTGCCCAAGGCCTGCCTCTTCCCGCGCCCCGGCACCGTTCGCGTGCGCTTCCATGAGGCGATCGTGCCGAGCGCTGTGCCCGACACCGCGGAGCTCATCGAGCGGGTGCGAGCCGCGATCGAGTCGGGCCTCGCGCAGGACGAGCGCTGA